The Acidobacteriota bacterium genome has a segment encoding these proteins:
- a CDS encoding homocysteine S-methyltransferase family protein, whose amino-acid sequence MPSRNILDRLKAGEVLLMDGGTGTELHRRGVTISKGAYAGQIGVWSAAANLEAPDVVRAIHEDYLKLGAEIIISNNFYTSKSMMAMIGKEDRWEEYTRRGGELAVEVRNALNPEAYVAGGFAPSECDCDLREELEDTSRILAGAGVDFLIAEYFGGDIVHESPIADCVTAVDACAKAGLPLFLGVCCLREDGTMFNGESLTDLVAALKGHKVDGIFLMCSPPEAVSAGLPVLRKAFGGFVGAYAEIGYDENPKFGSSPKEEFFTIDAEDCPPEKYAEFAREWKKMGAQVIGGCCASTPDHIKAIAPVVKG is encoded by the coding sequence ATGCCTTCACGAAACATTCTCGACCGGCTCAAGGCCGGTGAAGTTCTGCTCATGGACGGGGGAACGGGCACCGAGCTGCACAGGCGCGGAGTTACCATAAGCAAAGGCGCGTACGCCGGACAAATCGGCGTGTGGTCGGCCGCCGCGAACCTCGAGGCCCCGGACGTCGTTCGAGCCATCCACGAGGATTACCTCAAGCTCGGGGCCGAGATCATCATCAGCAACAACTTCTATACGAGTAAGTCCATGATGGCGATGATAGGCAAGGAGGACCGATGGGAGGAGTACACGCGGCGGGGCGGTGAGCTGGCCGTCGAGGTGCGGAACGCCCTCAACCCCGAGGCGTACGTTGCGGGCGGCTTTGCCCCGAGCGAATGCGACTGCGACCTTCGCGAGGAGCTCGAAGACACGTCCCGCATCCTCGCCGGGGCCGGCGTGGACTTCCTGATCGCCGAATACTTCGGAGGGGATATCGTTCACGAGAGTCCTATAGCGGACTGCGTGACGGCGGTGGACGCCTGCGCCAAGGCGGGCCTGCCGTTGTTCCTCGGGGTGTGCTGTCTGAGAGAAGACGGAACGATGTTTAACGGCGAGTCCCTCACCGACCTCGTCGCGGCGCTCAAGGGACACAAGGTGGACGGCATTTTTCTGATGTGCAGCCCTCCCGAAGCGGTCTCGGCCGGCCTGCCCGTGCTTCGCAAGGCCTTCGGCGGATTCGTCGGCGCCTACGCTGAGATCGGGTACGATGAGAACCCCAAGTTCGGCAGCTCTCCCAAGGAAGAGTTCTTCACGATCGATGCGGAGGATTGCCCTCCTGAGAAATACGCCGAATTCGCCCGCGAGTGGAAGAAGATGGGCGCACAGGTCATCGGCGGGTGCTGCGCGTCCACGCCCGACCATATCAAGGCCATCGCTCCCGTCGTAAAGGGATAG
- a CDS encoding homocysteine S-methyltransferase family protein — MPSRSILDRLKAGEILLLDGATGTELHRRGVTISKGAVSKQRTTARSPIQPAIAGSLGVWSAAANLEAPDVVKQIHEDYLKLGSDIIISNNFYTSKSMMATIGKQDQWEEYTRRGGELAVEVRNALNPEAYVAGGFAPTEYDGDHREELEDTARILAATGVDFLIAEYFGGDTTHDTPIKDCVTAVDALAKENLPVFLGVCCLNEDGSMYRGESLTELVAALKGHPVDGIFLMCSRPDAISAGLPELRKAFGGFVGAYAEIGYEENPKFGSSPEEEFFTIDTKFCPPEKYAEYAREWKKIGAQIIGACCASTPEHIKAIAPIVKGK; from the coding sequence ATGCCGTCACGAAGCATTCTTGACCGGCTCAAGGCCGGTGAAATTCTACTCCTGGACGGGGCCACGGGCACCGAGCTGCACAGGCGCGGAGTCACCATAAGCAAGGGCGCGGTCAGCAAACAACGGACCACGGCGCGCTCGCCCATCCAGCCTGCCATCGCCGGAAGCCTCGGCGTGTGGTCGGCCGCAGCGAACCTCGAGGCCCCGGACGTCGTCAAGCAAATCCACGAGGATTACCTCAAGCTCGGATCCGACATCATCATCAGCAACAACTTCTACACGAGCAAGTCCATGATGGCGACGATAGGCAAGCAGGACCAATGGGAGGAGTACACGCGGCGGGGCGGGGAGCTGGCCGTCGAGGTGCGGAACGCCCTCAACCCCGAGGCGTACGTGGCCGGGGGCTTCGCCCCGACCGAATACGACGGCGACCACCGCGAGGAGCTCGAAGACACGGCCCGCATCCTCGCCGCGACCGGCGTGGACTTCCTGATCGCCGAATACTTCGGAGGGGATACCACACACGATACTCCCATCAAGGACTGCGTGACGGCGGTGGACGCCCTCGCGAAGGAGAACCTGCCGGTGTTTCTCGGGGTGTGCTGTCTGAACGAGGACGGGTCGATGTATCGCGGCGAGTCCCTCACCGAGCTCGTCGCGGCGCTCAAGGGACACCCGGTGGACGGCATTTTCCTGATGTGCAGCCGTCCCGACGCGATCTCGGCCGGCCTGCCCGAGCTCCGCAAGGCCTTCGGCGGATTCGTCGGCGCATACGCGGAAATCGGGTACGAGGAGAACCCCAAGTTCGGCAGCTCGCCCGAGGAAGAATTTTTCACGATAGACACGAAGTTCTGCCCTCCGGAAAAGTACGCCGAATACGCCCGGGAATGGAAGAAGATAGGCGCGCAGATAATCGGCGCGTGCTGCGCGTCCACGCCCGAGCACATCAAGGCCATCGCGCCCATCGTAAAGGGAAAATAG
- the tadA gene encoding Flp pilus assembly complex ATPase component TadA: protein MSEPYVVQCWTCLGEFDAADSVWCSCDPRNPTRLCQFCLQCFCRASDDYKAEFWKGATDVLKKELRLLAEAKGKLGESLIRSNLLTTDQLLKALEYQKMRGCKLGEALVELGFVAQKDIDYFVERQERVSTASLDNYTFDPAQFKKLSPPFCYEKLILPLDEESLTDEAVLTVAMADPKDVGLIDLIQTKTDAKIIPLQAPPEKIRSLLEACFSRQELKPREEAVADVKKLVQNLLLGGVKSRASNLYLEPKEDSIQVSYRIDGILFRHKPLAAGLRKDLAAEFRRMVGLAPEGSGETENGRAIIKHGAKEYDVNVRCYPSPSGENLSVKFVDRERFFKNLDELGFAPDDLRRMRKALAGTRRTMLITGPVMSGRTTTAYSVVKYLSASGRRVATIESHALTPIKGVEQVHVTDEKFAKALQSLLKADPQAIVLSDLPDNKTASLAFKAGTKVLVAAVLETSSTAEALDEILRLGVSLRDISSSLSLILNQRLVRRICPACRKPTRVLPARLQRAGFAPEEMEKIKTFAGEGCEKCHNTGYAGRVPVSEALEWNDELTQFVEQGASGVELARVAVGKGMTPLRRRCLELVHEGTTTVEEFEKGKF from the coding sequence ATGTCCGAACCCTACGTGGTGCAGTGCTGGACGTGCCTTGGGGAGTTCGACGCCGCCGACTCCGTGTGGTGCAGCTGTGACCCGCGCAACCCTACGCGCCTGTGCCAGTTCTGCCTTCAGTGCTTCTGCCGCGCCTCCGACGACTACAAAGCCGAGTTCTGGAAAGGCGCGACCGATGTCCTCAAAAAAGAACTCCGCCTTCTCGCCGAGGCCAAGGGGAAGCTGGGCGAATCGCTCATCCGCTCGAACCTCCTCACGACCGACCAGTTGCTGAAAGCGCTCGAATACCAGAAGATGCGCGGCTGCAAGCTGGGCGAGGCACTCGTCGAGCTCGGCTTCGTCGCGCAGAAGGACATCGACTATTTCGTCGAGCGCCAGGAGCGCGTCTCCACGGCCTCGCTCGACAACTACACTTTCGATCCGGCGCAATTTAAAAAATTGTCGCCGCCGTTTTGCTACGAAAAGCTTATCCTCCCGCTCGACGAGGAAAGCCTTACGGACGAGGCCGTCCTCACGGTCGCCATGGCCGACCCGAAGGACGTGGGTCTCATCGATCTCATCCAGACGAAGACCGACGCCAAGATCATTCCTCTTCAGGCGCCGCCCGAAAAGATACGCTCCCTGCTCGAAGCGTGCTTCAGCCGGCAGGAGCTCAAGCCCAGGGAGGAGGCCGTGGCCGACGTCAAGAAGCTCGTCCAGAACCTGCTCCTCGGCGGCGTCAAGAGCAGGGCGTCCAACCTCTACCTCGAGCCCAAGGAGGATTCCATTCAGGTCAGTTACCGCATCGACGGAATTCTTTTTCGCCACAAGCCCCTCGCGGCGGGCCTGCGGAAAGACCTCGCGGCGGAATTCCGCCGCATGGTGGGGCTTGCGCCCGAGGGCAGCGGCGAGACCGAAAACGGCCGGGCCATCATCAAGCACGGCGCCAAGGAGTACGACGTCAACGTCCGGTGCTACCCTTCGCCCTCCGGCGAGAACTTGAGCGTCAAGTTCGTAGACCGGGAGAGATTCTTCAAGAACCTCGACGAGCTGGGCTTCGCGCCGGACGACCTCCGCCGCATGCGCAAGGCGCTCGCGGGCACCCGGCGGACGATGCTCATCACGGGCCCCGTCATGAGCGGCAGGACCACCACGGCGTACTCCGTGGTCAAGTACCTGAGCGCCAGCGGGCGCAGGGTCGCCACTATCGAGTCCCACGCGCTCACGCCGATCAAAGGCGTCGAGCAGGTGCATGTTACGGACGAAAAGTTCGCGAAGGCGCTGCAGTCGCTTCTTAAAGCCGATCCGCAGGCCATCGTGCTTTCCGACCTGCCCGACAACAAGACGGCGTCGCTTGCGTTCAAGGCGGGGACAAAGGTGCTCGTGGCGGCGGTTCTGGAGACCTCGAGCACAGCCGAGGCGCTGGACGAAATTCTGCGGTTGGGCGTTTCGCTCCGCGATATTTCGAGCTCGCTTTCGCTCATCCTGAACCAGCGCCTCGTGCGTCGCATCTGCCCGGCATGCCGAAAGCCGACCCGGGTGCTTCCCGCGAGACTCCAGCGCGCCGGATTCGCACCGGAAGAGATGGAAAAGATTAAAACGTTCGCCGGCGAGGGCTGCGAGAAATGCCATAACACGGGCTACGCGGGGCGCGTCCCCGTTTCCGAGGCGCTCGAGTGGAACGACGAGCTGACGCAGTTCGTCGAGCAGGGCGCAAGCGGCGTGGAGCTCGCGCGCGTGGCCGTCGGGAAGGGCATGACGCCCCTTCGGCGGCGCTGCCTCGAGCTCGTCCACGAGGGCACCACAACGGTGGAGGAATTCGAGAAAGGAAAATTCTAA
- the lysS gene encoding lysine--tRNA ligase — translation MADSSKPAEDRRRHLERLRALGVHPYPARYLATHTVSRAVEGYRELGADALEDKRVEVAVAGRIVALRRHGKAGFADLSDGRERLQIYVKKDVAGERGFEIFSNCDLGDFAGARGPLFRTRAGELTVRVEELTFLSKALRPLPEKWHGLADVELRYRRRYLDLIANPEVRKIFETRTRLVTAMRGFLDAKGFLEVETPVLQPLYGGALATPFKTHHHALDMPLYLRIADELYLKRLVVGGMEKVYEICTDFRNEGISNVHNPEFTMVETYEAYASFEEVMLLTEEMLAHCVERATGSLDVEFREKRISLARPWKRMRYDEALCEHIKGFSPGDLENEERLRAVAAEHQVNLATAETPWDIVSELFEHLVEPGLVQPTFVTHLPRALSPLAKAEEENSPWAGRFELFAGGIELANGYSEQNDPDEQRARFEEIQAANPECKVDEDYLLALSHGMPPTGGLGVGIDRLTMLATGAPNIREVILFPLLRPQEKP, via the coding sequence ATGGCCGACTCATCCAAGCCCGCGGAAGACCGCCGCCGCCACCTCGAGCGCCTGCGCGCCCTCGGCGTTCATCCCTATCCGGCGCGCTACCTGGCCACGCACACCGTGTCGCGGGCCGTGGAGGGCTATCGGGAGCTGGGCGCGGACGCGCTCGAAGACAAGCGCGTCGAGGTCGCCGTGGCGGGCCGCATCGTGGCGCTCCGGCGGCACGGCAAGGCCGGATTCGCCGACCTGAGCGACGGGCGGGAGCGTCTTCAAATCTACGTCAAAAAGGACGTTGCGGGTGAGCGCGGTTTCGAGATTTTTTCAAACTGCGACCTGGGCGATTTCGCGGGCGCGCGGGGGCCGCTTTTTCGAACGCGCGCGGGCGAGCTCACCGTGCGCGTGGAGGAGTTGACGTTTCTATCCAAGGCCCTGCGGCCGCTTCCCGAAAAGTGGCACGGCCTCGCCGACGTCGAGCTGCGCTACCGCCGGCGCTACCTCGACCTCATCGCGAACCCGGAGGTGCGAAAAATTTTCGAGACCCGCACGCGCCTCGTGACCGCCATGCGCGGGTTTCTCGACGCCAAGGGGTTTCTCGAAGTCGAGACACCCGTGCTTCAGCCCCTCTACGGCGGGGCGCTCGCCACGCCCTTCAAGACGCACCACCATGCGCTCGACATGCCCCTCTACCTCCGCATCGCCGACGAGCTCTACCTGAAGCGCCTCGTCGTGGGAGGCATGGAAAAAGTCTATGAGATTTGCACGGACTTTCGGAACGAGGGCATCTCGAACGTCCACAACCCCGAGTTCACGATGGTGGAGACCTACGAGGCTTACGCCAGCTTCGAGGAGGTCATGTTGCTCACCGAGGAAATGCTCGCGCACTGCGTCGAGCGCGCGACGGGAAGCCTCGACGTGGAGTTCCGGGAAAAGAGAATTTCCCTCGCCCGCCCCTGGAAGCGCATGCGCTACGACGAGGCGCTCTGCGAGCACATCAAGGGATTCTCGCCGGGGGATCTGGAAAACGAGGAACGCCTGCGAGCCGTCGCCGCCGAGCATCAGGTAAATCTCGCCACGGCGGAGACGCCGTGGGACATCGTGAGCGAGTTATTCGAGCACCTCGTGGAACCCGGCCTCGTGCAGCCCACGTTCGTCACGCACCTGCCGCGCGCGCTCTCGCCGCTTGCGAAGGCCGAGGAGGAAAACTCTCCCTGGGCGGGGCGCTTCGAGCTTTTCGCGGGCGGCATTGAGCTCGCAAACGGCTACAGCGAGCAGAACGATCCCGACGAGCAGCGCGCGCGCTTCGAGGAAATTCAAGCGGCCAATCCCGAGTGCAAGGTGGACGAGGATTACCTTCTCGCGCTCTCGCACGGCATGCCCCCCACTGGGGGCCTGGGCGTGGGGATCGACCGCCTCACCATGCTGGCCACGGGCGCCCCGAACATCCGCGAGGTGATTCTCTTCCCGCTCCTTCGGCCCCAGGAGAAGCCATGA
- a CDS encoding ABC transporter permease encodes MRYETFIALRYLRARRKQALVSVISLVSTLGFMVGVAALIIALALMTGFREDIQQRILSTSAHLVVQPFASGGVLEDYRETLASLEAAEGVVAASPVILDKGLLLSAASSKGEAVILKAVLPEREARVTSLSESMEEGFSLKALEGGGSSPGIVLGHELALSLGVVAGDRVRLVSPNVTLSPMGVVPRTHSFEVVGTFRSGFYIYDTSWAYVHFETGQALWGQGDAAQMIEARVVRPERVEEVQERLAGALEPFHTLTNWKEMNRPLFSAFKVEKLLMFFAIGLIVVVASFNIITTLVLMVMEKHRDIGILKAMGARPQSISRIFTSQGFSVGALGTALGVALGVGLCYVLHAYKLIPLSPEVYFIPYVPFHVKALDVVVVALAALGVSLLATVYPAHQAARLEVTEALKHE; translated from the coding sequence ATGCGCTACGAAACCTTCATCGCCCTGCGCTACCTGCGGGCACGCCGCAAGCAGGCGCTCGTCTCCGTCATCTCGCTCGTATCGACGCTCGGGTTCATGGTCGGCGTGGCCGCCCTCATCATCGCCCTCGCCCTCATGACCGGCTTCCGCGAAGACATCCAGCAGAGGATTCTTTCCACGAGCGCCCACCTCGTCGTCCAGCCCTTCGCGAGCGGCGGCGTCTTGGAAGACTACCGCGAAACACTCGCCTCCCTGGAAGCGGCGGAGGGCGTGGTCGCCGCCTCGCCCGTGATCCTCGACAAGGGCCTTCTTCTCTCCGCCGCCAGCTCGAAGGGCGAGGCCGTGATCCTCAAGGCCGTCCTCCCGGAGCGCGAGGCGCGCGTGACGAGTCTTTCGGAATCGATGGAAGAGGGTTTTTCTTTGAAGGCCCTGGAAGGCGGGGGATCCTCCCCCGGCATCGTGCTCGGCCACGAGCTTGCCCTCTCGCTGGGCGTCGTCGCGGGCGACCGCGTGCGCCTAGTCTCTCCCAACGTGACGCTCTCCCCGATGGGCGTCGTGCCGCGCACGCACAGCTTCGAGGTCGTGGGAACGTTCCGCTCGGGCTTCTACATCTACGACACCTCGTGGGCGTACGTCCATTTTGAAACGGGGCAGGCGCTGTGGGGGCAGGGCGACGCCGCGCAGATGATCGAGGCGCGCGTGGTGCGGCCCGAGCGGGTCGAGGAGGTGCAGGAGCGCCTCGCGGGGGCGCTCGAGCCCTTCCACACCCTCACGAACTGGAAGGAAATGAACCGCCCGCTGTTCTCGGCGTTTAAAGTAGAAAAACTCTTGATGTTCTTCGCCATCGGGTTGATTGTCGTGGTGGCGTCATTTAATATCATTACTACTCTCGTTTTGATGGTCATGGAGAAACACCGTGATATTGGCATCCTCAAGGCCATGGGGGCACGACCGCAGAGCATTTCGCGCATCTTCACGTCGCAGGGCTTCTCCGTCGGGGCGTTGGGGACGGCCCTGGGCGTGGCGCTCGGCGTCGGCCTCTGCTACGTTCTACATGCGTACAAACTCATTCCCCTTTCTCCCGAAGTCTACTTCATTCCCTACGTACCGTTTCATGTGAAGGCGCTCGACGTGGTCGTCGTGGCGCTCGCGGCGCTTGGCGTCTCGCTTCTTGCGACCGTGTATCCCGCGCATCAGGCCGCCCGCCTCGAAGTCACCGAAGCCTTAAAGCATGAATGA
- a CDS encoding ABC transporter ATP-binding protein — MNETLLSSTEGDSSRLRLSVRGLSKSYAAVERADSHQAEAKGRIEVLRGLSFDLREGESLAVVGVSGVGKSTLLYQLGALDTPDEGEILFHEPAPGGPAEGGPVLRSTAEGGRDVARMSPEERTAFRAKHVGFVFQHHHLLPEFTALENAAMPLLIQGEDFSAAAEAARARLEELSLEQRLHHHPAELSAGEAQRAAIARALVARPTLLLADEPTGNLDEETAHEVFSQLLTLASEHAASLVLVTHNAALARRCGRCMRLHRGTLHAEELPDAPA, encoded by the coding sequence ATGAATGAGACCCTCTTGTCCTCCACGGAGGGCGATTCAAGCAGGCTTCGTCTTTCGGTGCGCGGCCTTTCAAAAAGCTACGCCGCCGTCGAGCGGGCCGACTCTCATCAGGCGGAAGCGAAAGGGCGAATCGAGGTGTTGCGCGGCCTGTCCTTCGATCTTCGGGAAGGCGAGAGCCTCGCCGTGGTCGGCGTCTCCGGTGTGGGCAAAAGCACGCTCCTTTACCAGTTGGGCGCTCTCGACACGCCCGACGAGGGAGAGATTCTCTTCCATGAGCCGGCCCCCGGTGGCCCCGCGGAGGGTGGACCCGTTCTCCGTAGCACTGCGGAGGGTGGACGCGACGTGGCCCGCATGTCCCCGGAGGAGCGGACGGCGTTTCGGGCGAAGCACGTGGGGTTCGTCTTTCAGCACCACCATCTCCTTCCCGAATTTACGGCGCTTGAGAACGCCGCGATGCCGCTTCTCATTCAAGGCGAGGATTTTTCCGCAGCGGCGGAGGCGGCGCGGGCGCGGCTCGAGGAACTTTCCTTGGAGCAGCGCCTGCACCATCACCCGGCGGAGCTTTCGGCTGGCGAGGCGCAGCGCGCGGCCATCGCGCGGGCGCTCGTCGCACGCCCCACTCTCCTTCTCGCGGACGAGCCCACCGGGAACCTTGACGAAGAAACCGCCCATGAGGTGTTTTCGCAATTGTTGACACTGGCCTCGGAGCATGCGGCCAGCCTCGTTTTGGTGACGCACAACGCCGCCCTCGCGCGCCGCTGCGGGCGATGCATGCGCCTGCACCGAGGCACGCTCCATGCGGAAGAGCTTCCCGATGCCCCCGCCTGA
- the bamA gene encoding outer membrane protein assembly factor BamA: MPPPESPKPLKSPKSLKALSIRRLAFNILLAALLLFAFPSVLLAQEGAVIRKITVTGTITMTPESVLFYTDLREGERFDEEQARKEYRRLWQSGLFRSLSMEVHEVEDGVELVIAVQEKPVLRSVTYKGAKRLSETRIKEGLKQNGVEFKEGEPLDRAAVRRAEVILTALLESRGYKYAEVTSEIDDVGDAEVTLTFHMDQGARVKVKRIAFKGNKAYSNRRLKRQMKKFKEAGLYNSLRRRHIFSEAKFYENLQGIVDFYKDRGYVTMTLDEPVVDVRNLAPEGKKPKQRAFVTIVVKEGLRYRVGEISFKGNTVFSTGELRPLVNLKRGALYRHKEVQSARKEVDSRYGEKGYIFSQSGVIPKTNDETRIVDLVFDIEEGKPYYLRRLEFRGNISTHDRVLRREFLLSEGDLFNMRSFDRSMRKVSQLGFFKITEPPAITRVEDTEGQVNTLVAGEEDKRNMFEFGGGYSGLEGGFVQSSYSTRNFLGRGEVLEFMVRMGGRTDSYSISFTEPWLFDRPYTGGISLFRLDQRYIQFDQRSTGGSLVFGVPVTYFSRAYIRYSYQETTLKIREGSIVPLLSDLDKTRIVQVSPSFIYDSRNHFYAPSKGTRFTMSFPVSHWRFGSDVSYYKFVTQYTHYFPAFRRTYFAANIEFGFTRPFTNHRIPTNERFFLGGASSIRGYEVRSVGPAFQGLIYGGDTYLQANAEYVIPVGGTFQLALFADAGDAYTLRPIRTLIDGNIETLKKDFDLSLQSSAGLEVRFFMPTFPFPVRLIWSRALNPEPWQRTRTFEFNIGAGF, translated from the coding sequence ATGCCCCCGCCTGAATCGCCGAAACCGCTCAAGTCGCCTAAATCGCTCAAGGCGTTAAGCATTCGGCGTTTGGCGTTTAACATCCTCCTCGCCGCCCTTCTTCTGTTCGCCTTCCCGTCGGTTCTCCTAGCTCAGGAAGGCGCGGTCATCCGGAAAATCACCGTCACGGGCACCATCACCATGACGCCCGAATCGGTGCTCTTCTACACCGACCTCAGGGAGGGCGAGCGCTTCGACGAAGAGCAGGCGCGCAAAGAATACCGGCGCCTTTGGCAAAGCGGCCTCTTCCGTAGCCTCTCGATGGAGGTGCATGAAGTCGAGGACGGCGTCGAGCTGGTCATCGCCGTGCAGGAAAAACCCGTTCTGCGCAGCGTGACCTACAAAGGCGCCAAGCGGCTCAGCGAAACCCGAATCAAGGAAGGCCTCAAGCAGAACGGCGTCGAGTTCAAGGAAGGCGAGCCGCTTGACCGGGCAGCGGTGCGCAGGGCCGAGGTCATCCTGACGGCACTCCTCGAGTCCCGCGGCTACAAATACGCGGAGGTCACGTCCGAAATCGACGACGTCGGAGACGCCGAGGTTACGCTGACGTTCCACATGGACCAGGGGGCGCGCGTCAAGGTCAAACGCATCGCGTTTAAGGGCAACAAGGCGTACTCCAATCGGAGGCTCAAGCGCCAGATGAAAAAGTTCAAGGAGGCGGGGCTGTACAACTCTCTCCGGCGGCGCCACATTTTCTCGGAAGCCAAATTTTACGAGAACCTCCAAGGCATCGTTGACTTCTACAAGGACCGCGGCTACGTCACCATGACGCTCGACGAGCCCGTGGTCGACGTGCGCAACCTCGCCCCGGAGGGGAAAAAGCCCAAGCAGCGCGCCTTCGTGACCATCGTTGTCAAGGAGGGCTTGCGCTACCGGGTCGGCGAGATTTCTTTCAAGGGCAACACCGTGTTCTCGACCGGGGAGTTGCGGCCGCTCGTGAACCTCAAGAGGGGCGCTCTTTACCGCCACAAGGAGGTTCAAAGCGCGCGCAAAGAGGTGGACAGCAGGTACGGCGAGAAGGGCTACATCTTTTCGCAGTCCGGCGTCATCCCGAAAACGAACGATGAAACCCGGATCGTGGACTTGGTGTTCGATATCGAGGAAGGAAAGCCGTACTATCTCCGCCGTTTGGAATTCCGTGGCAATATAAGCACCCACGACAGGGTGCTTCGCCGCGAGTTTCTGCTGAGTGAGGGCGATCTGTTCAACATGCGCTCCTTCGACCGGAGCATGCGCAAGGTCAGCCAGTTGGGCTTTTTTAAGATTACCGAGCCGCCCGCCATCACGCGCGTGGAGGACACCGAGGGCCAGGTGAACACGCTCGTGGCGGGCGAGGAGGATAAGCGTAACATGTTCGAGTTCGGCGGGGGCTACAGCGGCCTCGAGGGGGGCTTCGTTCAAAGTTCCTACTCGACGCGCAATTTCCTGGGGCGCGGCGAGGTGCTTGAGTTCATGGTCCGCATGGGCGGTCGCACGGACAGCTATTCCATTTCCTTCACGGAGCCCTGGCTTTTCGACCGCCCCTACACGGGTGGCATCTCCCTCTTTCGCCTCGATCAGCGGTACATCCAGTTTGACCAGCGCTCCACGGGCGGCAGCTTGGTGTTCGGCGTGCCCGTCACGTACTTTTCGCGGGCCTATATCCGTTACTCCTACCAAGAAACGACCCTCAAGATCCGCGAAGGGTCCATAGTCCCGCTCCTTTCCGACTTGGACAAAACGCGGATTGTGCAGGTGTCACCCTCGTTCATCTACGACTCGCGCAACCATTTCTACGCTCCGAGCAAGGGAACACGGTTCACGATGTCATTTCCCGTTTCTCACTGGCGGTTTGGAAGCGACGTTTCCTACTACAAATTTGTCACGCAGTACACCCACTATTTCCCGGCGTTCCGACGCACGTACTTTGCCGCGAACATCGAGTTTGGTTTCACCCGCCCCTTTACCAATCACCGCATCCCCACCAACGAGCGCTTCTTCCTGGGCGGAGCCAGCTCGATTCGCGGCTACGAAGTCCGCTCCGTGGGCCCGGCCTTCCAGGGGCTCATCTACGGAGGCGACACCTACCTTCAGGCGAACGCCGAGTACGTCATCCCGGTGGGAGGCACGTTCCAGCTTGCACTGTTTGCCGACGCGGGCGACGCGTATACGCTCCGGCCCATCCGAACCCTCATCGACGGAAACATCGAAACGCTCAAGAAAGACTTCGACCTCTCCCTGCAGTCCTCAGCGGGGCTCGAGGTGCGTTTCTTCATGCCGACGTTTCCGTTCCCGGTCCGCCTCATCTGGAGCCGCGCCCTCAACCCGGAGCCCTGGCAGCGCACGCGGACGTTCGAGTTCAACATCGGGGCGGGGTTTTAA